GCATGCGTCCCGTACGTGATGTACGCCGCCGACACCTGCGGCAGCAGGCTCGCGAGCTCCGGATCGTCCAAGCAGACGATCGCCTTGCCGTCTTCACGCACTTGGCTGAGGAACCGGGCGTACGCGCCCTTAAGCTTTTCGAAATCGCCGTCGTAATTTTCCAGATGATCCGCCTCGATGTTGGTGACGACCGCGATCGCGGGGTAATACTGCAGGAACGAGCCGTCGCTTTCGTCCGCCTCCGCGACGACGTAATCCCCTTTGCCCGCCTTGGCGTTGCTGCCGACGTTCATGATTTCGCCGCCGATAATGAACGTCGGGTCGAGCCCGCAGCTTTCCATGACGAGCGCGATCATCGAGGACGTCGTCGTCTTGCCGTGCGCGCCGGCGACCGCGACGCCCTTCTTCGCGTTCAGCAATCTCGCCAGCATTTGCGACCGGTGAATGACCGGGATGTTCAAGGACTCCGCAGCTACCTTCTCCACATTGTCCTTCGACAGCGCCGTGGAGTAGACGACCAAGTCCGCGCCCTGCACGTGCTTCGCTTCATGGCCGATAAACACCTTCGCGCCCTTCGCGGCAAGCTTCTCCGTGAGCTCCTGCTGCGCGACGTCGGACCCCGAGACGCGGTAGCCCATTTCCAGCATCACTCTGGCAATGGCGCTCATGCCGTACCCGCCGATCCCGATGAAATGCACGTGCTGCTCGGAAGTACTCATGTGTCCTCACCAACCTTTTTCGCTATCGGTCATTTGTAAAATGGAGGAACGGACATCCGACAAAAAGTACAGCGAGCCGGAAACGACGACGAGATCTTCCGGTCCTGCCGAACGGCGGGCGAGCTCGAGCGCTTCGCGCCAATCGGGCGAAAGCGTAACGGTCGCCGACGTCGCTCCGCTCGAATCCCGCTGGGCTTCCGCCTCCCGGGCCAGATCGGCGGCCGGCATCTTTTTGAAAAAATCCGGCTCCGTCACAATCAAAGTATCCACAATAGGTAGTATATGCCGTAAATATTCCGGATGATTCTTGTTTCGAACCATCCCGAGCACAAATACGAGTTTATCGTACTTATAAACCGTCCGCAGCGTCTCCGCCAGCGATTTCGCGCCGTCGGGATTGTGCGCTCCGTCGAGCAAAATGCGCGGCTCGCGCGACACGAGCTCGAGGCGCCCCTTCCACTGCGTGTCGTGCATCGCCGCGTACAAATCTTCGTCGTCGACGACGAGCGCGTAATACTGCCGCAGCACCTCGAGCGTCATGAGCGCGAGCGCCGCGTTCGCCTGCTGGTGCAAGCCGTCCATCGAGATGCGCACGTTCGTCAGCTTCCGGAACGGCCCCTCGAAGTCGAACGTCTGCTGTCCCTCCTGCACTTCCTTCGTCGAGTAAGAGAACTTCTCGCCGATCTCGTACAGCGAGCTCTTGCGCTCTCGCGCCGTCTGGCGGATGACCTCGGCCGCTTCCGGATGCGTCGCGGTCGACACGACCGGAACGCCCGGCTTGATAATGCCGGCCTTCTCCCTTGCAATGTCGGCAATGGTCTCCCCTAATACGTCCGTATGATCGAGCCCGACGTTCGTAATGACCGAGACGAGCGGCGCGACGACGTTCGTCGAATCGAGCCGCCCGCCCATGCCGGTTTCCCAAACGACGAAATCCGGATACGACTCCGTCGCGAAGTGGAGAATCGCGAGCACCGTGCTGATTTCGAACATGCTGAGCGCGCCGTAGGTCGGCTCGAGCTCTTCGACGAGCGGTTTGATCCGGTTCGCAAGCGCCACGACGGACGCCTCCGGGATGTCCTCGCCGTTCGTTTGGATTCGGTTCGTATATTTTTCAAGGTACGGGGACGTAAAGACGCCGACGTCGTACCCCGCCTTCCGAATGACGGAGGCGAGGAACGCGCAGGTGGAGCCTTTGCCGTTCGTGCCCGCGACGTGAATGAATTTCAGCCGCCGATGCGGGTTGCCGAGCTTGTCGAGCAGCGCCTGCGTCCGCTCGAGCCCCGGCTTGATGCCGTGAAGCGGCATGAGCCGGGTGATCCAGCCCACCGCTTCTTCATAAGTTTGAAACATGCCTCTTTACCCCTTCAATTCGGCGATCCGCGCGATCACCTTTTCCCGTTTGTCCGCATAGTCGTTCATTTTCGCCTTCTCTTCCTCGATGACGGCCGCGGGCGCCTTCGCGACGAAGCCCGGGTTCGCGAGCTTCTTCTCGACGCGCTCGACTTCGGCGTTGAGCGTCTTGAGCTCCTTCTCGAGGCGGGCGATTTCCTGGTCGATATCGATGAGCCCCGCGAGCGGGAGGAACATTTCCGCCCCCGTCACGATCGCCGACATCGCCTTCTCCGGCGCGGCCGCGGCGAGCGATATCGTCAGCTGCGACGTGTTGCAGAAGCGCTCGACGTAATGGCGGTTGTTCTCCAAAATGCGAAGCGTCTCTTCCGAGGACGGCTTGACGATCATTTCGATTTTTTTGCTCATCGGCACGTTCACTTCCGCGCGCACGTTCCGGATCGAGCGAATCATCGCCATGAGCAGCTCCATTTCCGCCAACTGCTGCGGCGCTTCCCATTTCGCGTCAGGCTGCGGCCAAGCGGCGAGCGTGATCGTCTCCCCGTCGGTCGGCAGATGCGACCAAATTTCTTCCGTAATGTACGGCATGAACGGATGCAGGAGGCGCAGCGTGTTGTCGAGCACGTACGCGAGCACGTTCTGCGTGCGCGCCTTCGCCTCGGCGTCGCTGCCGTACAGCGACAGCTTCGCGAATTCGATATACCAATCGCACAGATCGTCCCAAATAAAGTCGTACAGCGCGCGGCCCGTTTCGCCGAACTCGTACGAATCCAGCAGGCGTGTCACGTTCGAAGCCGTCTCGTTGAGCCGGTGCAAAATCCAACGGTCCGCCGTCGACAGCTTCGCGAGCTCTTCCGCATCCAGCGGCCGCGGCGCGTACCCTTCCAAGTTCATCAGAACGAAGCGCGACGCGTTCCAAATTTTGTTCGCGAAGTTGCGCGCCTGCTCGACCCGCTCCCAGCGGAAGCGCAGGTCTTGGCCCGGCGTAATGCCGGTCGTCAGCATGTAGCGCATCGCGTCCGCGCCGTACTGGTCGATCACCTCGAGCGGATCGACGCCGTTGCCGAGCGATTTCGACATTTTGCGCCCCTCCGCGTCGCGGACGAGGCCGTGGATGAGCACGTCCTTGAACGGGTTTTGGCCCGTGAATTCGAGCGCGGTGAAAATCATCCGAGCGACCCAGAAGAAAATGATGTCGTACCCGGTGAC
This DNA window, taken from Paenibacillus sp., encodes the following:
- the murC gene encoding UDP-N-acetylmuramate--L-alanine ligase gives rise to the protein MSTSEQHVHFIGIGGYGMSAIARVMLEMGYRVSGSDVAQQELTEKLAAKGAKVFIGHEAKHVQGADLVVYSTALSKDNVEKVAAESLNIPVIHRSQMLARLLNAKKGVAVAGAHGKTTTSSMIALVMESCGLDPTFIIGGEIMNVGSNAKAGKGDYVVAEADESDGSFLQYYPAIAVVTNIEADHLENYDGDFEKLKGAYARFLSQVREDGKAIVCLDDPELASLLPQVSAAYITYGTHADADYRAVDIRLGDRQAEFAVEKRGAPLGRVKLSVPGHHNVLNALATLIVCLEAGVPFAQAAEALTEFRGAKRRFQVLGDAHDVLVIDDYAHHPTEIVATIAAAKATGKRIVAVFQPQRYTRTFYLLDSFSRAFGEADEVIIVDIYSPAGEQRIEGVTAGRLTELIRQNSNPNVSHISTKEQVLEYLERTVKPGDLVLTMGAGDIWKVAIDLAAALKAREA
- a CDS encoding folylpolyglutamate synthase/dihydrofolate synthase family protein, which gives rise to MFQTYEEAVGWITRLMPLHGIKPGLERTQALLDKLGNPHRRLKFIHVAGTNGKGSTCAFLASVIRKAGYDVGVFTSPYLEKYTNRIQTNGEDIPEASVVALANRIKPLVEELEPTYGALSMFEISTVLAILHFATESYPDFVVWETGMGGRLDSTNVVAPLVSVITNVGLDHTDVLGETIADIAREKAGIIKPGVPVVSTATHPEAAEVIRQTARERKSSLYEIGEKFSYSTKEVQEGQQTFDFEGPFRKLTNVRISMDGLHQQANAALALMTLEVLRQYYALVVDDEDLYAAMHDTQWKGRLELVSREPRILLDGAHNPDGAKSLAETLRTVYKYDKLVFVLGMVRNKNHPEYLRHILPIVDTLIVTEPDFFKKMPAADLAREAEAQRDSSGATSATVTLSPDWREALELARRSAGPEDLVVVSGSLYFLSDVRSSILQMTDSEKGW